A single Sutterella megalosphaeroides DNA region contains:
- a CDS encoding type I polyketide synthase produces MIYDKGFAIVGIGCRFPGGIDSLDGLWKVLSEGTDVVTSIPGERFDLGRYWHPDRKAPGRTCTTSAGIVGDLTQFDATFFGMSPKEAEALDPQQRMVLEMAWEAFEDAGIPPSSVAGSKAAVYVGAASTDMGMIRSDDMAVTGPYGMTGTSLSIIANRLSYFFDLHGPSMTIDTACSSSLVALNEACRAMAEENLPMALVGGVNVLLSPMPFVGFSKAHMLSEDGRCKVFDAKGNGYVRSEGGAVIILKPLEAALAAGDAIHAVIRATGVNSDGRTAGIALPNGDAQAALLTSIYTDPRVPASRVAYVEAHGTGTAAGDPIETASIGRVLGRPGSEPLPVGSVKSNVGHLETGSGMAGLAKALTVLEKKTIPANILLTEPNPKIDFEGLGIRVPTVSEPLPKTDGPALVGLNSFGFGGTNAHAVLEEAPEAPEVAVSSTTGDERLLPLLVSAKSRESLKSLARAYAERVKGLSPAEFNRTAAAAAHQRDRLPHAVWLRAETPEEAARWLTAYADTERFPDGATAAYDHASDTKKDGKTESTAAAAASAGAGRPRIRTAFVYSGNGSQWVGMGSDLLKANACFSAAIERVDAIFAPLAGWSIADYLAKPAADWTLERTEVAQPLLFAMQIGMTELLRAEGIEADAATGHSVGEVAAAWASGALTLEDAVTVIYERSLLQGRMAGSGTMAAVKLPEARLKELLAAYPGVEIAGYNAPDNYTLSGDPEGIEHLRTVIKSEGGLCKLLGIPYAFHSSRMAPLEGDVRRTLGRLSPKASRTLFVSSVDGKVTEGEKLTADYWWRNIREAVRFESAVETLLDLGVDRFVEVGPHGILTGYVRAIAKTKSVDAKTLFVMRREDAASAWGRSAATVAAAWPHAALLAAWPAVSRDRTLPRYRWAKKRFWAEATPESRRLFVRDPEEHPLLGRRIPHAKNAWEAVFDLQTRPWLAGHEIDATVLFPAAGFLEVAAEAARRALAPERALELKNLMILRPAPLADAPAKVFSTKVDDAGTLTLSTRDEMSEDDALVNLSGRATVSDAPRPAAVNPEAFLRDAEKTFDIEPFYERLAAEGLCYAGAFRPIEAALFVKDDSESARIGLETLETKERAAGTHRVVVKLASRSEEADRGEGLSPALVDGALQGLFFALEEAAANAKAARENSEKTSGASSRATYLPTWFERTVIWERGTPVWATADLLSLTDRSAKALYTLYDAKGDVLARLEGVRFLRVHKKAKGVLPAFYSEAWYAADTDRASIFAEVKNGATCEGKVEEPGEKSNGTTTEGTTADVSRLRRALSRALSDTARSMEWNPEAALDADTLLMWTVLAGLCESVPVKDEWVAEETLLTNGAWLAEEAEPWAKVLVDRMVENGLAERKDGLVRVLSAADCPACDDLFRTVLAESPELWPELTALDTLDARRADLVAGDVTADVVFPKRATVMKALFERMPKRALAPYAVCRYVREVTEALEAKKTPVRPNILLVTRSGSTYAKLLASTLPRSVTLVIAADDSEEASMLERLRAEYAENPRVKVTGIAQLADTFSNAYFDAVLLPEGLAFLADPAACLKTLAARMLPGAPLFLVEEAPNTMADILNGADAAWWHAEGNGTYSGPLADEAAWLAALERAGFAASRVDTEETGLAPRMLIAAVVESAEEDRALHGTTEGTTASLLAFLPADRLRIVAGASAEGFLTDGKEEGDGSTLSAARASLLSTLVRTTGVELVTVSGGSEHSESSETRDDSDMLERLTVAWNERLAALPAGTRILGFFDLVKTTSEKIEKNEPYVSEAADAFPHELFAFCRAAVAAEKAGTLPAGLEVVVVTDALSGVPCTTGADEVESPAARAAVGLLRVFANECPSVTVRTVALQDGTDASIERASVELLRGFTAGGTARSDEASGEEPKESVAQFESETAVSEGRLYRRYVETCDLSDEAEELQGATSETSGTASLSSRASSSSKEGDLTPRRTLAFDVPGKLDHLYWKSDRFTAPLGDTEVEIDVRATGFNFRDVMWAMGLLPEEALENGFSGPTMGLEASGVVRRTGKSVTSVKPGDAVVAFAPACFSTVVRTTEEAVAKKPSNLTFAEAASVPVAFFTSWYAIHYLGRARRGESILIHGAAGGAGLAAIQIAAHLGLEVFATAGSDAKRSLLKRLGVKHVYDSRSLAFADEIRRDTKGRGVDLVLNSLAGNGAEKSLGLLAPFGRFLELGKRDFYADSPMFLRPFRRNISYFGIDVDQMLVDCPALASDLFRELLARFEEGVFRPLPLMIFPADAAGDAFATMQSSVHIGKLVVAYRTQSEATDEAAETHEAHDVHDVHDVKETPVSTEALPRSVSGRTVVLSGGLGGLGRKAAEHYARAGATGLVLLSRRGLADQDAAEFVRSLEERFAGLKVAAPALDIAGDRTAVVTTLLSVLETMPPLAGVVHAAGVLADAMIPNLTREACERVWGPKVKGAENLLAALEAHKAREEAKAEEEEEKVEAFEKKTAPFCVLFSSATVLLGNPGQANYVAANAALEVLAERARRAGFVSRVIGWGPVGDVGMLKVNPSAKKILESTLGTPALDSTEVLAALDAMVEKGGRTPLHFFAIDWSRVDQLPAARDPRFAGIWATVGEKRADAGSIRDLLTGKSEEEAVGILTELVASEVAKLMGVAASELNAHQPVADLGMDSLMVVELAAALEERLGFKIPAVSLSGGATIRTMAERFWKMLNVKNEGEQTLDDLAHRHGVALSAELKEGVLADVGASGKGA; encoded by the coding sequence ATGATTTACGACAAGGGATTTGCCATCGTCGGTATCGGCTGCCGCTTTCCGGGCGGCATCGATTCGCTCGACGGCTTGTGGAAGGTTTTGTCCGAAGGGACGGACGTCGTCACTTCGATTCCCGGGGAGCGGTTCGACCTCGGACGCTATTGGCATCCGGACCGCAAGGCCCCGGGCCGCACCTGCACGACGAGTGCGGGGATCGTGGGCGACCTGACGCAATTCGACGCGACCTTCTTCGGGATGAGCCCGAAGGAGGCGGAAGCGCTCGACCCGCAGCAGCGCATGGTCCTCGAAATGGCCTGGGAAGCGTTCGAAGACGCGGGGATTCCTCCGTCCTCGGTCGCGGGCAGCAAGGCCGCGGTCTACGTCGGTGCCGCTTCGACCGACATGGGGATGATTCGCTCGGACGATATGGCGGTGACGGGCCCCTACGGGATGACGGGGACGTCGCTTTCGATCATCGCGAATCGCCTTTCCTACTTCTTCGACCTCCACGGCCCGAGCATGACGATCGATACGGCGTGCTCCTCGAGCCTTGTGGCTTTGAACGAAGCCTGCCGCGCGATGGCGGAAGAAAACCTCCCCATGGCGCTCGTCGGTGGCGTGAACGTGCTCCTTTCGCCCATGCCCTTCGTCGGGTTCTCCAAAGCCCACATGCTCTCGGAAGACGGTCGCTGCAAGGTCTTTGACGCGAAGGGGAACGGTTACGTCCGCTCCGAAGGCGGTGCCGTCATCATCCTGAAGCCCCTCGAAGCCGCGCTCGCAGCGGGCGACGCGATTCACGCCGTGATCCGCGCTACGGGCGTCAATTCCGACGGCCGTACGGCAGGCATCGCCCTTCCGAACGGGGATGCGCAAGCCGCCCTTTTGACGTCCATCTATACGGACCCCCGAGTCCCCGCTTCGCGCGTCGCGTACGTCGAAGCGCACGGGACGGGGACGGCCGCGGGCGACCCCATCGAAACGGCGAGCATCGGCCGCGTCTTGGGCCGGCCGGGAAGCGAACCCTTGCCCGTCGGCTCCGTGAAGTCGAACGTCGGGCACCTGGAAACGGGCTCCGGCATGGCGGGCCTTGCGAAGGCCCTCACGGTCCTTGAAAAGAAGACGATTCCCGCGAACATCCTTTTGACCGAACCCAACCCGAAGATCGACTTCGAGGGGCTCGGCATTCGCGTGCCGACCGTTTCGGAACCCTTGCCGAAGACGGACGGTCCCGCGCTCGTGGGGCTCAATTCCTTCGGCTTCGGCGGCACGAACGCGCACGCGGTGCTCGAAGAAGCGCCCGAAGCTCCGGAAGTCGCCGTTTCCTCGACGACCGGTGACGAACGTCTCCTTCCGCTTCTTGTTTCCGCGAAGAGTCGCGAAAGCTTGAAGTCGCTCGCTCGCGCCTACGCCGAGCGCGTGAAGGGCCTTTCTCCCGCGGAATTCAACCGTACGGCCGCCGCGGCCGCGCATCAGCGCGATCGCCTGCCGCACGCGGTGTGGCTGCGTGCGGAAACGCCCGAAGAAGCCGCCCGGTGGCTTACGGCTTACGCCGACACGGAACGCTTCCCCGACGGGGCGACGGCCGCGTACGACCATGCTTCGGACACGAAGAAGGACGGAAAGACCGAAAGCACGGCCGCCGCGGCCGCCTCGGCGGGTGCGGGCCGCCCTCGCATCCGTACGGCCTTCGTCTATTCCGGCAACGGCTCCCAGTGGGTCGGGATGGGGTCTGATCTTTTGAAGGCGAACGCGTGCTTTAGCGCCGCGATCGAACGCGTGGACGCGATTTTCGCGCCGCTCGCGGGCTGGTCGATTGCGGACTACCTCGCGAAGCCCGCAGCCGACTGGACCCTGGAGCGCACCGAAGTCGCGCAACCGCTTCTCTTTGCGATGCAAATCGGCATGACCGAACTCCTTCGTGCCGAAGGCATTGAGGCGGATGCCGCAACGGGCCACAGCGTCGGCGAAGTGGCCGCCGCTTGGGCTTCGGGCGCGTTGACGCTCGAAGACGCCGTCACGGTGATTTACGAGCGGTCCCTTTTGCAGGGACGCATGGCGGGTTCGGGCACGATGGCGGCCGTCAAGCTCCCCGAAGCGCGTTTGAAGGAACTCTTGGCCGCATACCCGGGCGTTGAAATCGCGGGCTACAACGCGCCCGACAATTACACGCTCTCCGGGGACCCCGAGGGGATCGAGCACCTTCGCACCGTCATCAAGTCGGAAGGGGGCCTCTGCAAGCTCCTCGGCATTCCCTACGCCTTCCACAGCTCCCGCATGGCGCCCTTGGAAGGGGACGTGCGACGTACGCTCGGGCGCCTTTCCCCGAAGGCCTCCCGCACGCTCTTTGTGTCGAGCGTCGACGGGAAGGTGACGGAGGGTGAAAAGCTCACGGCCGACTACTGGTGGCGCAACATCCGCGAAGCCGTGCGCTTTGAGTCGGCCGTCGAAACGCTCCTCGATCTCGGCGTCGACCGCTTTGTCGAAGTGGGTCCCCACGGGATTCTGACGGGGTACGTGCGCGCGATCGCGAAGACGAAGTCGGTCGACGCGAAGACCCTTTTCGTCATGCGCCGCGAGGATGCGGCTTCGGCGTGGGGTCGATCGGCGGCAACGGTTGCCGCCGCCTGGCCGCACGCGGCTTTGCTCGCTGCGTGGCCCGCCGTTTCCCGCGACCGTACGCTTCCGCGCTACCGCTGGGCCAAAAAGCGCTTCTGGGCGGAAGCGACGCCGGAATCGCGCCGACTTTTTGTTCGCGACCCCGAGGAGCACCCGCTTCTCGGGCGTCGCATCCCGCACGCGAAAAACGCCTGGGAGGCGGTCTTCGACCTTCAGACGCGTCCGTGGCTCGCAGGCCACGAGATCGATGCGACGGTGCTCTTCCCGGCGGCGGGGTTCCTTGAGGTCGCGGCCGAGGCCGCCCGCCGTGCGCTCGCCCCCGAGCGTGCGCTTGAGCTCAAGAACCTCATGATCCTGCGTCCCGCTCCTCTCGCGGACGCCCCCGCGAAGGTTTTTTCCACCAAGGTGGACGATGCGGGGACGCTGACGCTTTCGACCCGCGACGAAATGTCCGAGGACGACGCTCTCGTCAACCTCTCGGGCCGTGCGACCGTTTCGGATGCCCCGCGTCCTGCGGCCGTCAACCCGGAAGCGTTCCTGCGCGACGCCGAAAAGACGTTTGACATCGAACCCTTCTACGAGCGGCTTGCGGCCGAAGGTCTTTGCTACGCGGGCGCCTTCCGCCCGATCGAAGCGGCCCTTTTCGTGAAGGACGATTCGGAATCCGCCCGCATCGGCCTTGAGACGCTCGAAACGAAGGAGCGTGCTGCGGGCACGCACCGCGTCGTCGTCAAGCTCGCGAGCCGATCCGAAGAAGCGGACCGCGGCGAGGGGCTTTCGCCCGCGCTCGTGGACGGTGCGCTTCAGGGGCTTTTCTTCGCGCTTGAAGAAGCGGCGGCGAATGCGAAAGCGGCTCGTGAGAATTCCGAAAAGACTTCCGGGGCTTCCTCTCGTGCGACCTATTTGCCTACGTGGTTCGAGCGCACCGTGATTTGGGAGCGCGGCACGCCCGTTTGGGCGACCGCGGACCTCCTGAGCCTCACGGACCGCTCCGCCAAGGCCCTCTACACGCTCTACGACGCGAAGGGCGACGTGCTCGCGCGCCTCGAAGGCGTACGGTTCCTGCGCGTTCATAAGAAAGCGAAGGGCGTGCTCCCTGCTTTCTACTCCGAAGCCTGGTACGCGGCCGATACGGACCGTGCGTCGATCTTCGCCGAAGTGAAAAACGGAGCGACGTGCGAAGGGAAGGTCGAAGAGCCGGGTGAAAAGTCGAATGGCACCACGACTGAAGGGACGACCGCCGACGTCTCTCGCCTTCGTCGTGCGCTCTCCCGCGCCCTTTCCGACACCGCCCGTTCCATGGAATGGAACCCCGAAGCCGCGCTCGATGCGGATACGCTCCTTATGTGGACCGTCCTCGCGGGTCTCTGCGAATCCGTTCCCGTGAAGGACGAATGGGTGGCGGAAGAGACGCTCTTGACGAACGGAGCGTGGCTTGCCGAAGAGGCGGAGCCCTGGGCGAAGGTGCTCGTTGACCGGATGGTGGAAAACGGCCTTGCGGAAAGAAAGGACGGGCTTGTGCGCGTGCTCTCTGCCGCCGACTGTCCCGCCTGCGACGACCTCTTCCGTACGGTTTTGGCGGAAAGCCCCGAATTGTGGCCGGAACTCACGGCTCTTGATACGCTCGACGCCCGTCGTGCGGACTTGGTGGCGGGCGACGTCACCGCCGACGTCGTCTTCCCGAAGCGCGCGACCGTGATGAAGGCTTTGTTCGAGCGCATGCCCAAGCGCGCTCTTGCGCCCTATGCCGTGTGCCGGTACGTACGCGAAGTGACGGAGGCACTCGAAGCGAAGAAGACCCCCGTTCGTCCGAACATTCTTCTCGTTACCCGCTCGGGCTCGACTTACGCGAAGCTTTTGGCCTCGACCCTCCCGCGCTCGGTGACGCTGGTGATCGCCGCCGACGACTCGGAAGAAGCGTCGATGTTGGAGCGCCTTCGTGCCGAATACGCGGAAAACCCCCGCGTGAAGGTGACGGGGATCGCGCAGCTTGCCGATACGTTCTCGAATGCTTACTTCGACGCGGTGCTCCTCCCCGAGGGGCTCGCGTTCCTCGCGGACCCCGCGGCGTGCCTCAAGACCTTGGCTGCTCGAATGCTTCCGGGTGCGCCGCTTTTCCTCGTTGAAGAAGCCCCCAACACGATGGCGGACATCCTCAACGGGGCGGACGCCGCCTGGTGGCATGCGGAAGGGAACGGTACCTACTCGGGGCCCCTTGCCGACGAAGCCGCGTGGCTTGCCGCTTTGGAACGCGCGGGCTTTGCCGCTTCGCGCGTCGATACGGAAGAAACGGGGCTTGCCCCCCGCATGCTGATTGCGGCGGTGGTTGAGAGCGCCGAAGAGGATCGCGCCCTTCATGGCACGACGGAGGGCACGACGGCGTCGCTCTTGGCTTTCCTCCCCGCGGACCGTCTTCGCATCGTTGCGGGGGCGTCGGCGGAAGGCTTCTTGACGGACGGGAAGGAAGAGGGCGACGGTTCGACCCTTTCGGCTGCGCGTGCTTCGCTTCTCTCGACGCTCGTTCGCACGACGGGGGTTGAGCTCGTGACGGTGTCGGGCGGCAGCGAACACTCCGAATCGAGTGAAACGCGTGACGATTCCGATATGCTTGAGCGCCTCACTGTCGCTTGGAACGAACGGCTCGCTGCGTTGCCCGCGGGTACGCGTATCCTCGGGTTCTTCGACCTCGTGAAGACGACTAGCGAAAAGATCGAAAAGAACGAACCGTACGTTTCTGAAGCCGCGGACGCCTTCCCGCACGAACTCTTCGCCTTCTGCCGCGCCGCGGTGGCGGCGGAAAAGGCGGGAACTCTTCCTGCCGGGCTTGAGGTCGTCGTGGTTACGGATGCGCTCTCGGGCGTGCCGTGCACGACGGGTGCGGATGAGGTGGAATCCCCCGCCGCCCGTGCGGCCGTGGGGCTTCTGCGCGTCTTTGCGAACGAATGCCCGTCGGTGACGGTGCGCACGGTTGCTCTTCAGGACGGAACGGACGCATCGATCGAGCGCGCCTCCGTGGAACTCCTTCGCGGCTTCACGGCCGGGGGGACGGCACGTTCGGATGAAGCATCGGGTGAAGAACCGAAGGAATCGGTTGCGCAATTCGAAAGCGAAACGGCCGTTTCCGAAGGGCGCCTCTACCGACGCTACGTCGAAACGTGCGACCTCTCGGACGAGGCTGAGGAATTGCAGGGTGCGACCTCTGAGACCTCTGGGACCGCTTCGCTTTCTTCGAGGGCTTCGTCTTCTTCGAAGGAGGGCGACCTCACGCCCCGCCGTACGCTCGCTTTTGACGTTCCGGGCAAGCTCGACCACCTCTACTGGAAGTCGGACCGCTTCACCGCCCCCTTGGGCGACACCGAAGTCGAAATCGACGTCCGTGCGACGGGTTTCAACTTCCGCGACGTCATGTGGGCGATGGGGTTGCTGCCTGAAGAAGCGCTCGAAAACGGGTTCTCGGGTCCGACGATGGGCTTGGAAGCCTCGGGTGTGGTGCGCCGTACGGGTAAGAGCGTCACGAGCGTGAAGCCGGGCGACGCCGTCGTGGCCTTTGCCCCCGCGTGCTTCAGCACGGTCGTGCGTACGACGGAAGAAGCCGTGGCGAAGAAGCCCTCGAACCTTACCTTTGCCGAAGCGGCTTCCGTTCCGGTTGCGTTCTTTACCTCCTGGTACGCGATTCATTACCTCGGTCGCGCGCGCCGCGGGGAGTCGATCCTCATTCACGGCGCCGCGGGCGGTGCGGGGCTGGCGGCCATTCAGATCGCCGCCCACCTGGGGCTCGAAGTCTTCGCAACCGCAGGGTCGGACGCGAAGCGGTCGCTTCTGAAGCGCTTGGGCGTCAAACACGTCTACGATTCGCGCTCGCTCGCCTTTGCGGACGAAATCCGACGCGATACGAAGGGGCGCGGGGTGGACCTCGTGCTCAACTCCTTGGCAGGGAACGGCGCCGAAAAGTCCCTGGGGCTTTTGGCACCCTTCGGACGGTTCCTCGAGCTCGGTAAGCGCGACTTCTACGCCGACAGCCCGATGTTCCTGCGACCCTTCCGTCGCAATATCTCCTACTTCGGTATCGACGTCGACCAGATGTTGGTCGACTGCCCGGCGCTCGCTTCGGACCTCTTCCGCGAGCTCCTCGCGCGCTTCGAAGAGGGCGTCTTCCGTCCGTTGCCCCTCATGATCTTCCCCGCGGATGCGGCGGGCGACGCCTTTGCGACGATGCAAAGTTCCGTTCATATCGGAAAGCTCGTCGTCGCGTATCGCACGCAAAGCGAAGCGACCGACGAAGCTGCTGAAACGCATGAAGCGCATGACGTGCATGACGTGCATGACGTGAAGGAAACGCCGGTTTCGACCGAAGCCCTTCCGCGTTCCGTTTCGGGTCGTACGGTCGTCCTCTCGGGCGGTCTCGGGGGCTTGGGGCGGAAGGCCGCGGAACACTACGCCCGTGCGGGTGCGACGGGGCTCGTCCTTCTCTCGCGTCGCGGCTTGGCGGATCAGGACGCGGCCGAATTCGTGCGGTCTTTGGAAGAACGCTTCGCGGGGCTCAAGGTTGCGGCTCCGGCTTTGGACATTGCGGGTGACCGCACTGCCGTCGTGACGACGCTTCTTTCGGTCCTGGAAACGATGCCCCCCTTGGCGGGCGTCGTGCACGCGGCCGGGGTGTTGGCGGACGCCATGATCCCGAACCTGACGCGGGAAGCGTGCGAGCGCGTCTGGGGGCCGAAGGTGAAGGGGGCGGAAAACCTCCTGGCGGCGCTTGAGGCCCATAAGGCTCGGGAAGAAGCGAAGGCTGAGGAAGAAGAGGAAAAGGTTGAAGCGTTCGAAAAGAAGACCGCTCCCTTCTGCGTCCTTTTCTCTTCCGCTACGGTCTTGCTTGGGAACCCCGGTCAGGCGAACTACGTGGCGGCGAACGCCGCGCTGGAAGTCCTCGCGGAACGCGCCCGTCGTGCGGGTTTCGTTTCGCGTGTGATCGGCTGGGGTCCGGTCGGCGACGTCGGGATGCTGAAAGTCAACCCGAGCGCGAAGAAGATCCTCGAGTCGACCTTGGGTACTCCGGCACTCGATTCGACGGAAGTCTTGGCGGCCCTTGACGCCATGGTGGAAAAGGGCGGCCGTACGCCGCTCCACTTCTTTGCGATCGACTGGAGCCGCGTGGACCAATTGCCTGCCGCACGCGATCCGCGCTTTGCGGGGATTTGGGCGACGGTCGGGGAAAAGCGCGCCGATGCGGGTTCGATTCGCGACTTGCTGACGGGTAAGAGCGAAGAAGAGGCGGTCGGAATCCTCACCGAGCTCGTTGCATCGGAAGTGGCGAAACTCATGGGTGTGGCGGCCTCGGAATTGAACGCCCACCAGCCCGTGGCGGACTTGGGGATGGACTCCCTCATGGTGGTGGAATTGGCGGCTGCGCTCGAAGAGCGTCTTGGATTCAAGATCCCCGCCGTGTCGCTTTCGGGCGGTGCGACGATTCGCACGATGGCCGAGCGCTTCTGGAAGATGTTGAACGTCAAGAACGAAGGCGAACAGACGCTCGACGATCTCGCGCACCGTCACGGGGTCGCACTCTCCGCCGAACTGAAGGAAGGCGTCCTCGCGGACGTCGGGGCTTCGGGGAAGGGGGCGTGA
- the kdsB gene encoding 3-deoxy-manno-octulosonate cytidylyltransferase, which produces MSYTILIPARMHSKRLPDKPLKLLAGKPMIVRVVENVRGTSAERIVVATDHEAIFDACRQEGIECVMTRHDHRTGTDRLSEAVTKLGLPDDAVVVNVQGDEPMIPTSVVDRVAQLLVEHPECAIATAAHPIDDVESFLNPNIVKVVLDGRGNALTFSRAPIPWPDGCESPKALTALPEGCHPLHHMGIYAYRVGFLKKFPTLPRAPMEAAESLEQLRALYNGDKIAVTVLEESLPAGVDTAEDLERLQAAYSQKNA; this is translated from the coding sequence ATGTCCTACACCATTCTCATCCCCGCGCGCATGCACTCCAAGCGCCTTCCGGACAAACCCCTCAAGCTTCTTGCCGGGAAACCCATGATTGTGAGGGTTGTCGAAAATGTTCGCGGTACCTCCGCCGAACGCATCGTCGTGGCCACGGATCATGAAGCCATTTTTGACGCTTGCCGCCAGGAAGGCATCGAATGTGTCATGACCCGACACGACCACCGCACCGGAACCGATCGTCTGAGCGAAGCCGTTACGAAGCTCGGGCTTCCCGACGACGCCGTCGTCGTGAACGTTCAGGGTGACGAACCCATGATCCCCACGTCGGTCGTCGATCGCGTGGCTCAACTTCTCGTCGAACATCCGGAATGCGCCATCGCCACGGCCGCCCATCCGATCGACGATGTCGAAAGCTTCCTCAACCCCAACATCGTGAAGGTCGTGCTCGACGGTCGCGGCAACGCGTTGACCTTCTCCCGTGCGCCCATCCCCTGGCCCGACGGCTGCGAGTCCCCGAAGGCGCTCACCGCCCTGCCGGAAGGTTGCCATCCCCTTCACCACATGGGGATCTACGCCTACCGCGTCGGATTTCTCAAGAAGTTCCCGACCCTTCCCCGTGCGCCGATGGAAGCGGCCGAGAGCCTCGAGCAGCTTCGCGCGCTCTACAACGGCGACAAAATCGCCGTGACCGTGCTCGAAGAGTCCCTCCCCGCAGGTGTCGATACCGCCGAGGACCTCGAACGTCTGCAAGCTGCGTATTCTCAGAAAAACGCGTAA
- a CDS encoding aminotransferase class I/II-fold pyridoxal phosphate-dependent enzyme: MTDKQNSIFGLTSADRSNLLARLKKNAASGAAGASGAAGSAGGRALDEARWTPDPKTLSFEEFPALKQLRMEQSVAERAGILNPFFQCHDGIAKAETRIGGVPFLNFSTYDYLDLNGHPELEKAGIEAMERWGTSASASRLVSGERPPHRALEKTIADLYETEDAIVYVSGHATNVSTIGKLFGPQDVIFHDALAHNSIVMGALASGARRISYPHNDTAALERLLKEHRPKAQRALIVTEGVFSMDGNICDLPGLLRLKKTWGCFLMVDEAHALGVLGKTGRGTFEHFGVDPKLVDLWMGTLSKTCCGCGGYIAGTKGLVELLKFTSPGFVYSVGMSPVLAAASRRAIELMLAEPERVAKLQVVSHEFVRYAKEKGLDTGAAEGYAVVPIMLGSSLLAGKLAARLFARHVNVMPIIYPVVEEGAARLRFFLSAAHDVEHVRRAIDIVVEELPKAREDVAAMGR; the protein is encoded by the coding sequence GTGACCGACAAACAAAATTCGATTTTCGGACTGACGAGCGCGGACCGCTCGAATCTGCTCGCGCGGCTGAAGAAGAACGCCGCTAGTGGTGCGGCTGGGGCTTCCGGGGCTGCCGGCTCGGCCGGCGGCCGTGCGCTCGACGAAGCCCGCTGGACTCCGGACCCGAAGACCCTCTCCTTTGAAGAGTTTCCCGCTCTGAAGCAGCTCCGCATGGAGCAGAGCGTCGCCGAACGCGCGGGGATTCTGAATCCCTTCTTTCAGTGCCACGACGGGATCGCAAAAGCCGAGACCCGCATCGGCGGCGTTCCTTTCCTCAATTTCTCGACCTACGACTACCTCGATCTGAACGGGCACCCGGAGCTTGAAAAGGCCGGCATCGAGGCGATGGAGCGGTGGGGAACGAGCGCGTCGGCTTCGCGCTTGGTGTCGGGCGAACGACCCCCGCACCGTGCGCTTGAAAAGACGATTGCGGACCTTTACGAAACCGAAGACGCGATTGTCTATGTGAGCGGCCACGCGACGAACGTTTCCACGATCGGAAAGCTCTTCGGCCCCCAGGACGTGATCTTTCACGACGCGCTCGCGCACAATTCGATCGTGATGGGGGCGCTCGCCTCCGGGGCGCGTCGCATCAGCTACCCCCACAACGATACGGCCGCCTTGGAGCGCCTCCTGAAGGAACACCGCCCGAAGGCGCAGCGCGCTTTGATCGTGACGGAAGGCGTCTTCTCGATGGACGGGAACATCTGCGACCTGCCGGGACTTCTGCGCCTCAAGAAAACCTGGGGGTGCTTCCTCATGGTCGACGAAGCGCACGCGTTGGGGGTTCTGGGTAAGACCGGTCGCGGGACGTTCGAGCACTTCGGGGTCGACCCCAAGCTCGTCGACCTCTGGATGGGGACGTTGTCCAAAACCTGCTGCGGCTGCGGCGGGTATATCGCGGGGACGAAGGGGCTCGTGGAACTCTTGAAATTCACCTCGCCCGGGTTCGTCTACAGCGTCGGGATGTCGCCCGTCTTGGCGGCCGCATCGCGCCGTGCGATCGAACTGATGCTCGCCGAACCCGAACGCGTCGCGAAGCTTCAGGTGGTGAGTCACGAGTTCGTGCGCTACGCCAAAGAGAAGGGCCTTGATACCGGGGCTGCGGAAGGCTATGCGGTGGTGCCGATCATGCTCGGAAGCTCCTTGCTTGCGGGGAAGCTCGCCGCGCGTCTTTTCGCCCGACACGTGAACGTGATGCCCATCATCTACCCCGTCGTCGAAGAAGGTGCCGCGCGTCTGCGCTTTTTCCTTTCCGCCGCGCACGACGTGGAGCACGTCCGTCGTGCGATCGACATCGTGGTGGAAGAGCTCCCGAAGGCCCGCGAAGACGTGGCCGCGATGGGGCGGTAA